The DNA segment AAGTTAGTCAAAATGGTCTTTCACTGAGGATTTGGATGTAGATGTTTGAAATTTAATATTTAAAACTCCATTAATTTGCATTTTTTATGCTAGTATAGAAACACAAAAATTTTCAATTGAGTCATTTTTAATCTAGGTGATTTCTTTATCGTTTAACTAAACACTCTTGTATTTAAGGAGGCATGTGTGGATGCAGATTCCATCAATAGTTTTTTTCTGATCGGTGCCTTGCTTGCCGCTGTGAGTGTTTTGTTAAGTCCCGTGTCTTCGCGCTTGGGTATCCCTATCTTATTAATTTTCCTCGCAGTAGGGATTTTAGCCGGGGAGGATGGTCCCGGCGGTATTCTGTTTGACGACTACTCAACCGCTTATCTTGTCAGTAACTTAGCCTTAGCCATTATCTTGCTCGATGGCGGTATGCGCACGCGGGTCGCGAGCTTTAGGGTGGCACTGTGGCCAGCATTGTCGCTGGCGACCTTTGGGGTCGCTATCACCACTAGTATCACGGGCGTAATGGCCGCATGGTTATTTGACTTACACTGGTTGCAAGGCTTGCTGGTGGGGGCAATTGTCGGCTCCACTGATGCGGCGGCGGTATTCTCGCTATTAAAGGGCCGTAGCCTTAACGAGCGTGTTGGCGCGACGCTGGAAATCGAATCGGGCAGTAACGACCCAATGGCGGTGTTTTTAACCGTGACCCTGATTGCCATCCTCGCTAATGTGGACGCCGAGTTATCCGTAAGCTTTATGCTGATAAGCTTTATCAAGCAGTTTGGCTTGGGGATTTTCCTCGGTCTTGGCGGCGGTTGGCTGCTGTGGAAGTTGGTGAATCTAAGCAAGCTTGCCGAAGGCTTGTATTCGATTTTAGTGCTCAGTGGCGGTCTGATGATTTATGCCGCCTCGAACAAACTCGGCGGTAGCGGCATTCTGTCGATTTATCTCGTCGGTCTCTTCCTCGGCAACAAGCCTACCCGTGGTCGCCATGCCATCCTAAACGTATTGGATGGCATGACTTGGGTTAGCCAAATCGGTATGTTCCTCGTATTAGGGCTGCTGCTCACACCGTCTGACTTGTTGGATATTTGGTTACCGGGCTTAGCGTTAGCCTTTGGGATGATCCTGTTTGCCAGACCGTTAGCCGTATGGCTCAGCTTGCTGCCCTTTAAGAGCTTTAGCAGCCGTGACCGCTGGTTTATTTCTTGGGTCGGATTGCGTGGCGCCGTGCCGATTATTTTAGCGGTATTCCCTATGATGGCGGGATTACCGGGGGCGCAGTTGTACTTTAACTTGGCATTCTTCGTGGTGTTAGTGTCACTGCTAGTACAAGGGGCGTCCCTCACCACGGCGGCACGTTTAGCTAAGGTTGAGTTGCCACCTAAGCCGTTGCCGATTTCACGCTCTGGGGTTGAAATTTACCCTAGCAGCGAGTGGGAAGTGTTTGTGTACCATCTGAGTGAAAACAAATGGTGTATCGGCGAACCGCTTAAACGCCTCTCAATGCCAGATGGAACAAGGATTGCGGCGGTATTTCGCCATAATACACTGCTGCACCCTTCGGGCAGTACTTGCCTCGAGGCGGGGGATATTTTGTGCGTGCTTGGGCAAGAGAAGAGTCTAGAAGCCTTAAGTAACCTCTTTAGTCAGGCGCCCGAAACCAAGGAAGTGCCACGTTTCTTCGGTGACTTCTTTATCGATACTGAGGTTAAGCTGTTGGATCTGGCGCCGATTTATGGTCTGGAGTTAGATGAAGCCACTGGCGACATGACGGTCGCAGATTTAGTGGCGGCAGAATTAGGCTCGCATCCGGTACTTGGGGATCAGTTCCTATGGCAGTCGCTGCATTGGGTGGTTGCAGGGCTCAATGAAGGCAAAGTGACCAATGTGGGTATTCGCTTACCGGCAGAGGCTTAATCAGTGCTTAAGCCTGCTATGCAGTGCTTAACAGGAAATGATGCTTAGGGTTTCAAGCCCTCAACCCTCAACAATGCCTTAAACCGAAAGTTCTAACATAAAAAATGCCAAGCAATTGCTTGGCATTTTTTATCCGCTTTTAAGTACTTATCTCGAACAGATAGAACGAAAGCTTATTTATATAAGGACTTGTCCGTTGGATCTGGGCGAGTCTTAAAGCGGCGGTGGAGCCACATATATTGGGCGCGATTTCTATCGATAATACCTTCGATAATTTTGTTACCGCGAATGGCATCGGCTAGCTCATCTTCACCGGGGAAATTATCCAGCGGCGGCATAATCTCAATATGGTAACCCTTATCACCTTCGGTGCGCTCCACAAAGAAGGGCAGCACTTTGGCCTTACCGAGTTTAGCCAGTGTGGTGGCACCGGTAATGGTCGCGGCATCGGGCACGGCATAGAAGGGAATAAACACCGCACTCGAACGCCCAAAATCCTGATCGGCGGTATACCAAATCACATCGGGATTGCGTAAACAACGCACCATCTGACGTAGATCGCGTTTTGGCACTAAGGCTTTGTTTGAGCGTAAGCGGCCTTTGACCTGTAGGTATTCCATCACCGGATTGTTGTGTGGACGGTACACCCCAACACCGGGTTGGAATTGACCAAAAATACGCGCGCCCATTTCCAGCGGTAAGCAGTGCACGGCGAACAGAATCACCCCATGGCCAGCATTCAAGGTGTCTTGCACGTATTCTTTGCCGGTGATCTGCATATGTTGTTGGATTTTTTCATCGGTCCACCACCAGGCATTGATGGTATCGAAAATCGCTTTACCTGTTTCTTCAAAGTTGCGGGTCAGCAGGGCTTCGCGCTCCGATTCCGGCATGTCGGGGAAACAGAGAGTTAAATTGCGGCGTGCGGTATGGGTACGACTGCCTGCAATAGTCTTAACTAATCGGCCTAATCCTTTACCTAACTTCATTTGCCACGAGAGAGGTAACACTTGGGTAATCCGCATCACTAACACCCCAAACCACATGGGCCAGTGCTTCGGATGATATAAGGATGATGAAAACTCAGCTTTCTCGACCACAAAAATACTCACTACTTTTGAAAATTACTGCTTATTCTAACTCATATTTTGCTGAAAATTAGGTACAATCACGGTTTAATTTCTGCAATAGATAAGAGCGCTATGAAGGTTTCTCTGCCAGCATTTGAAAAAGCCAAAGTGTTAGTTGTCGGCGATGTGATGTTAGATCGCTACTGGGTTGGGCCAACGGGACGTATCTCGCCCGAAGCGCCAGTGCCTGTGGTGAAGATTAACCAAGTCGAAGACAGACCGGGCGGTGCGGCCAACGTGGCGCTAAATATCGCGACCCTAGGCGGCCAAGTGCAATTGGCGGGGTTAGTGGGGGAGGATGATACCGCTAAGGCGTTAACCCTTGGCGTGCAAGCGTTGGGCGTTGAGCCACAGTGGTTGAATATTGCCGATAAACCGACCATTACCAAACTGCGGGTATTGTCGCGTAATCAGCAGCTCATTCGCCTCGATTTTGAAGAGTCCTTCGATAAGCAGGATAGTGAGCGGTTGCTTAAACAATCCGAAGCCTTACTCGATTCGGTCGATGTGGTGGTGCTGTCGGATTATGCGAAGGGCGCTATTGATAAGCCGCAGGATTTTATTGCGCTGGCTCGCGCTAAAGGCGTGAAAGTGCTTGTCGATCCAAAGGGTTCCGATTTTAGCCGTTACCATGGCGCTTCACTCATCACACCCAATATGAGTGAATTTGAAGCCGTTGTTGGCGCGGTAACTTCTGAGGCGGATCTACTCGAAAAGGCCCGTGGCTTACTCAATAAGCATCAGTTCGACGCTATCTTAGTCACTCGCTCCGAAAAGGGCATGACCTTAGTGACGGCCAATGCCCCAGAGTTACATATCCCTACTGTGGCCCGTGAGGTGTATGACGTGACAGGCGCCGGTGATACTGTGATTTCAGCTCTGGCGACCTCACTCGCTGCGGGCGCAGAACTGCCGCAGGCGTGCGCCATTGCCAATACCGCCGCAGGGGTTGTGGTGGGTAAATTAGGTACTTCAACCGTGTCTCGCATCGAGCTGATTGAAGCCTTAGCACTGCACCACGGTGAGTCGGGTTTTGGGGTAGTGAGTGAAGATCAACTTGCCTATGCCTTAGAGCAAGCCAAATTGCGCGGCGAGCAAGTGGTGATGACTAACGGTTGCTTCGATATTCTGCACGCGGGGCACGTCAGTTACCTCAAGCAAGCCAAAGCCTTAGGTGACAGATTGATTGTGGCCGTGAATGATGACGCTTCGGTCAAACGCTTAAAAGGCGAAGGCCGCCCAGTCAATCAAGTGGATAGACGTATGGCGGTGTTAGCGGGATTAGCCGCCGTCGATTGGGTTGTGCCTTTTACTGAAGACACGCCACAGCGGATTATCGCCAGATTACTCCCCGATCTCCTCGTCAAAGGAGGAGATTATAAGGTTGAGGATATCGCCGGGGGCGCCGAGGTGATCGCCGCGGGTGGCCAAGTTCAAGTGTTAGGGTTTGAAGACGGGATATCAACCACGGCCATTATCCAAAATATCATGGCAAAACAGTGAGTCTCATTGCCCTGACACTGATCTCTAGCCTGACTTGGGTGCCTATTGGCGACAAGCAGGCGTTAATTTGCCCGTTAGCGCAATTGAGTCAGTGTCTGGCAAGCTTTCCTAATCAGGTTCGTGAACAACTCCCCCGCAGTGAAGCCCTGTTTCAAACTGAACTTGGGCTTCGCAGTGCCATGGTGTTACCCGTCGAAAATAGTTATTTCTCCGGTTTAATCCTGGTAAATGAGCGAGAAACACCAGAGTTTCAATTGCTCAATATCGATGGCATAACCTATCAATATGACCTCAAAGAACAGGCATTATTGACCCTGTGGCATGAGCTAGGACACCTTGAAAATCTGGCCTTGCAGGGCAGTTTATTACCTAAAGAATTAACAGCTTATCAGCATGAGTGGTTGGCGGATCTCTACCTTGTTTGGCGTGTCGCTAAGGCCAAGGGCAATCTTGATTTAGCCTGGCAGCAATATCACAGACGCAACCTTGCGGCGTTAACAAGTTCGCAGTATATGTCTCACTGGACCAGTCCTATGATGATACAAGTGTTAAGAAAGTATCAAGTGGGTCAGATTGCTCATTACAGTCAATATCGTGATTTTGTCGCCGATTTTTATCCTAAAATAATACAAATTGAGCCACAGATATTACGCGAATATTCGAGTTTAATGCAGCGGACTTTTGGCGAGACCGTGCTGCAACCCCTGCCAGCATACCTATCTTGGCGCAAGCCGGATCTTGGGCGTTACCTTACCCCGACACTGACACTGCTGATGGGGGAGACAAAAGCACACGACTGGTTAGTACAAAATTCAATGTTGTGAATATGTAAACGGAATCGATAAATCTCCCTGTTTCAAACTGAACCCTAGCTGAACAAAAGCGAAATACACTTGTTTGGCGTTTCCAAACAGCAGTAATCCCTGAAAGGCTTTGGTAAGCTCTACCCCAGAAAAAGAACAACGGGAGACTTTACTATGGCTAAGCGCTCGCGAGTACAGACTGAGCAGACCATAAATCAGATTATGGATGAAGCGTTAAGACAAATTTTGACTATTGGCTTTGAGACTATGTCTTATACCACGTTATCTGAAGCAACGGGGATTAGCCGCACTGGTATTAGTCATCACTTTCCGCGTAAAAATGACTTCTTAATCCGTTTAGATAGTCGTATTGGCAATTTATTTGTTGCCGCGCTCGACTTTTCTAGCCAAGAAGCCTTAGAAGCCTCTTGGATGAAAGCGATGCAAGAAGAGCATTACCGCGCAGTGCTAAGATTATTCTTCAGCCTCTGTGGTGGCGCGAATAACGAAATCACCCTCTTCAGAGCGGTCAGCACAGCACGTCAGCAAGCCATTGCTGAATTAGGATTGGTCGGCGATCGCACCATCAATCACCTATTAGGCCGTACTGCGGTCATGCTGCTGTCTAATTTTGATGTTGCCAAAGCGGCATAATTTTAAGCATCACCACAAAAAAGGAGCCCTAGGCTCCTTTTTTGTTTCTATGGTTTGGCAAAGGGCGGTTGGTTTTATCCGCAGTGGAGCTAGTGCTTTGTGCATTCTTAAGTTAGTTAATTTGCAGTTAGTTAAGTTGTAATGGAGACAGCTGCGCTTGTTTTAACTTTTGTTGGGTAAGATAAACGCCGACAGCCATAAAGGTCAGCGCCGCGGCTATCAGGGCGCAAAGGGCGTGATGGAATACCAAATGGCTGATAAAGAAGGCTGGAATATCCTCAATACTATCGATAAGGAAAAGTTTAATGATAAGCCCAAGGTACAAGAGTAAGTGCAATATCGCCCCTGTGATAAAGAGACGCTTAAACTTTTGCACCAAGCGAGCGGCGAGATTGAGGCGGTAATAGCGGCAAAACAGATAACCACCGAGGCCAATACCAATCGATATCCAGCCGAGCCCCAGCAGCGAGGTTTTAATCAAAATTGCCGACAGCATAAATAATCCAAGCAGCATCAAGCTATCCTTTCAATGAATGGGGTCGACCACAAGCAAGTTGCGCAGAGACTAGCTGAGCTTGCTTAAAAACGTGTGAAAACATATCCCTAAGTTGGGGAAAAGAGAAAGGGAGCCAAGTGGCTCCCTTTATGATTAATAAGCAAACTTAAGCATTACAGCGCTTTTAAAATCGCCTCAACGCTAGCCTTGGCATCGCCGAATAGCATTTGGGTATTGTCTTTAAAGAACAGTGGGTTTTGTACACCCGCATAACCCGTGTTCATCGAGCGTTTAAAGCCAATCACGTTTTGCGCTTTCCACACTTCGAGCACTGGCATGCCCGCAATTGGGCTGCCCGGATCTTCCATCGCCGCAGGGTTCACCGTATCGTTGGCACCAATGACGAGCACTACGTCGGTATCGCTAAAGTCCTCGTTGATTTCGTCCATTTCGAGCACGATATCGTAGGGCACTTTGGCTTCGGCCAGGAGTACGTTCATATGGCCAGGTAAGCGACCCGCTACTGGGTGAATACCAAAGCGTACCTTCACGCCGCGATCACGCAGTTTTTGGGTGATTTCAGCCACAGGATATTGCGCCTGCGCCACTGCCATACCATAGCCTGGGGTGATGATGACAGAAGTTGCGTTTTTCAGCATGTCAGCCACATCTTCGGCGTTGGTTTCACGGTATTCGCCCATTTCTTCATCGCCAGATGAGGCCACACCATCGGTGCCAAATCCACCTGCGATAACCGAGATAAACGAGCGGTTCATCGCTTTACACATGATGTAAGACAGAATCGCACCCGATGAGCCCACGAGCGCTCCTGTCACGATCAGCAGATCGTTTGACAGCATAAAGCCCGCTGCCGCTGCCGCCCAACCTGAGTAGGAGTTCAGCATTGAGACCACAACTGGCATGTCCGCACCGCCGATTGAAGCCACTAAATGCCAGCCAAAAGCGAAGGCGATAAGTGTCATCAACAGTAGGGCAGGCATAGTGCCACCCGTTTGTACGAAGTAAACCAATAGTGCCAATGATACCAATACCGCTGCGAGGTTCAGTTTATGGCGATGTGGCAACATCAAAGGTTTTGAGGAAATTAATCCGCGTAACTTACCGAAGGCTACGATAGAACCCGTGAAGGTCACCGCACCGATAAAGATCCCGAGGAACACTTCCACTAAGTGAATGTTGAGCATAGCGCCAGTCAAATGGGCTTTCTCGGCGGCTTTGGCCGCTTCGCTTAGCGCATCCTGCACTGCGGCTAAGGTGGAGTTGATATCTCCGCCAACGGCCACAACCACTTGCGATACTTGCTCTGGGTGTAGGTCGATAAAGCTGTTAAAGCCCACTAATACCGCCGCCATACCCACAAAGCTGTGGAGTACTGCGACAAGTTCAGGCATTTCCGTCATTTCGACTTTAAGTGCTAAACGCACGCCGATGGCACCACCAATCACCATGGCGACAATAATCCAGGCGACACCGCTGGTGTCAGGATTAAAAATGGTCGCCAGTAGGGCGATGGCCATACCTGTGATACCAAATAAATTGCCGTGTTTGGCCGTTTCTTGCTTCGACAATCCTGCGAGACTGTAGATAAAGAGCACGGCGGCAATAATGTAAGCTGCTGTTACCAGTCCTTGAGACACGTTATACCCCCTTAATCTTTACGGAACATCTTCAGCATGCGCTGAGTGACGGTGAAGCCACCGAAGATGTTAATACTGGCGATCAGCACGGCGATAAACGCCAGCACAGTGACCAAGGTTGAACCTTGTCCTATTTGCAGCAAGGCGCCGACCACGATAATGCCCGAAATCGCGTTAGTCACTGACATTAAAGGCGTATGTAGTGAGTGGGAGACGTTCCACACCACGTAATAGCCCACCACGCAGGACAGGACAAAAACCGTAAAGTGGGATAAGAACTCGGCCGGAGCAACCGAAGCAACCGCGGCAAAACCCGCAGCGCCAAGGGCGGCGAGAATATACTTAAGCTTGGATGGCTTTTTGGCCTCTGCCGCTTTGGCTTCAACCTTAGCCGCAGGTTTGGCGGGCGCTGCCGACACCGAAATCGCCGGTGGCGGGAAGGTCACTTCGCCCGCTTTGACCACTGTCATATTGCGCATCACTACATCATCGAAGTTGATGCTAGCGACGCCATCTTTCTCTTTACACATTAACTTCATCAGGTTGACTAAGTTAGTGCCGTAAAGCTGTGAAGACTGCGCGGGCAGGCGGCCGGGGAGATCGGTAAAGCCGATGACTTTAACGCCATTCTCGGTCACAAACAGCTCGCTTGGCTGAGTGTATTCACAGTTACCGCCCGCTTGCGCGGCCATATCGACAATCACAGAGCCGGGCTTCATGCTGTCGACCATCGCCTTAGTGATGAGCTTAGGTGCTGGGCGACCTGGGATCAGCGCTGTGGTAATGATGATATCGACTTCTTTGGCTTGCTCGGCAAACAGTGCCATTTCGGCGGCGATAAACTCGTCCGACATGGTTTTAGCGTAACCGTCCGATGAGCTGCCATCTTCATTGGTGAAGTCCAGTTTAAGGAACTGGCCACCCATGGATTCGATTTGTTCTGCCACTTCTAAGCGCGTGTCGAAGGCGCGAACGATAGCCCCTAACGAACCTGCGGTACCAATGGCGGCAAGACCCGCCACACCGGCACCAATCACCAGCACTTTTGCCGGAGGAACTTTACCCGCGGCGGTAATTTGTCCGGTAAAGAAACGGCCAAAGTGGTGCGCGGCTTCAACAACGGCGCGATAACCGCCGATATTGGCCATAGAAGAGAGAGCATCGAGGGATTGGGCACGGGAAATACGTGGCACCATGTCCATCGCCATCACATTGATGTTGCGTTTAGA comes from the Shewanella mangrovisoli genome and includes:
- a CDS encoding TetR family transcriptional regulator codes for the protein MAKRSRVQTEQTINQIMDEALRQILTIGFETMSYTTLSEATGISRTGISHHFPRKNDFLIRLDSRIGNLFVAALDFSSQEALEASWMKAMQEEHYRAVLRLFFSLCGGANNEITLFRAVSTARQQAIAELGLVGDRTINHLLGRTAVMLLSNFDVAKAA
- a CDS encoding potassium/proton antiporter — encoded protein: MDADSINSFFLIGALLAAVSVLLSPVSSRLGIPILLIFLAVGILAGEDGPGGILFDDYSTAYLVSNLALAIILLDGGMRTRVASFRVALWPALSLATFGVAITTSITGVMAAWLFDLHWLQGLLVGAIVGSTDAAAVFSLLKGRSLNERVGATLEIESGSNDPMAVFLTVTLIAILANVDAELSVSFMLISFIKQFGLGIFLGLGGGWLLWKLVNLSKLAEGLYSILVLSGGLMIYAASNKLGGSGILSIYLVGLFLGNKPTRGRHAILNVLDGMTWVSQIGMFLVLGLLLTPSDLLDIWLPGLALAFGMILFARPLAVWLSLLPFKSFSSRDRWFISWVGLRGAVPIILAVFPMMAGLPGAQLYFNLAFFVVLVSLLVQGASLTTAARLAKVELPPKPLPISRSGVEIYPSSEWEVFVYHLSENKWCIGEPLKRLSMPDGTRIAAVFRHNTLLHPSGSTCLEAGDILCVLGQEKSLEALSNLFSQAPETKEVPRFFGDFFIDTEVKLLDLAPIYGLELDEATGDMTVADLVAAELGSHPVLGDQFLWQSLHWVVAGLNEGKVTNVGIRLPAEA
- the pntB gene encoding Re/Si-specific NAD(P)(+) transhydrogenase subunit beta: MSQGLVTAAYIIAAVLFIYSLAGLSKQETAKHGNLFGITGMAIALLATIFNPDTSGVAWIIVAMVIGGAIGVRLALKVEMTEMPELVAVLHSFVGMAAVLVGFNSFIDLHPEQVSQVVVAVGGDINSTLAAVQDALSEAAKAAEKAHLTGAMLNIHLVEVFLGIFIGAVTFTGSIVAFGKLRGLISSKPLMLPHRHKLNLAAVLVSLALLVYFVQTGGTMPALLLMTLIAFAFGWHLVASIGGADMPVVVSMLNSYSGWAAAAAGFMLSNDLLIVTGALVGSSGAILSYIMCKAMNRSFISVIAGGFGTDGVASSGDEEMGEYRETNAEDVADMLKNATSVIITPGYGMAVAQAQYPVAEITQKLRDRGVKVRFGIHPVAGRLPGHMNVLLAEAKVPYDIVLEMDEINEDFSDTDVVLVIGANDTVNPAAMEDPGSPIAGMPVLEVWKAQNVIGFKRSMNTGYAGVQNPLFFKDNTQMLFGDAKASVEAILKAL
- a CDS encoding LpxL/LpxP family Kdo(2)-lipid IV(A) lauroyl/palmitoleoyl acyltransferase encodes the protein MVEKAEFSSSLYHPKHWPMWFGVLVMRITQVLPLSWQMKLGKGLGRLVKTIAGSRTHTARRNLTLCFPDMPESEREALLTRNFEETGKAIFDTINAWWWTDEKIQQHMQITGKEYVQDTLNAGHGVILFAVHCLPLEMGARIFGQFQPGVGVYRPHNNPVMEYLQVKGRLRSNKALVPKRDLRQMVRCLRNPDVIWYTADQDFGRSSAVFIPFYAVPDAATITGATTLAKLGKAKVLPFFVERTEGDKGYHIEIMPPLDNFPGEDELADAIRGNKIIEGIIDRNRAQYMWLHRRFKTRPDPTDKSLYK
- a CDS encoding Re/Si-specific NAD(P)(+) transhydrogenase subunit alpha; translation: MQIGIPRESLAGETRVAATPATVEQLKKLGFEVVVEANAGLLSSFDDAAFEAAGAKITAEVWQADLIFKVNAPTDAEIAQIKEGATLISFIWPAQNAELVEKLSKRNINVMAMDMVPRISRAQSLDALSSMANIGGYRAVVEAAHHFGRFFTGQITAAGKVPPAKVLVIGAGVAGLAAIGTAGSLGAIVRAFDTRLEVAEQIESMGGQFLKLDFTNEDGSSSDGYAKTMSDEFIAAEMALFAEQAKEVDIIITTALIPGRPAPKLITKAMVDSMKPGSVIVDMAAQAGGNCEYTQPSELFVTENGVKVIGFTDLPGRLPAQSSQLYGTNLVNLMKLMCKEKDGVASINFDDVVMRNMTVVKAGEVTFPPPAISVSAAPAKPAAKVEAKAAEAKKPSKLKYILAALGAAGFAAVASVAPAEFLSHFTVFVLSCVVGYYVVWNVSHSLHTPLMSVTNAISGIIVVGALLQIGQGSTLVTVLAFIAVLIASINIFGGFTVTQRMLKMFRKD
- the hldE gene encoding bifunctional D-glycero-beta-D-manno-heptose-7-phosphate kinase/D-glycero-beta-D-manno-heptose 1-phosphate adenylyltransferase HldE — encoded protein: MKVSLPAFEKAKVLVVGDVMLDRYWVGPTGRISPEAPVPVVKINQVEDRPGGAANVALNIATLGGQVQLAGLVGEDDTAKALTLGVQALGVEPQWLNIADKPTITKLRVLSRNQQLIRLDFEESFDKQDSERLLKQSEALLDSVDVVVLSDYAKGAIDKPQDFIALARAKGVKVLVDPKGSDFSRYHGASLITPNMSEFEAVVGAVTSEADLLEKARGLLNKHQFDAILVTRSEKGMTLVTANAPELHIPTVAREVYDVTGAGDTVISALATSLAAGAELPQACAIANTAAGVVVGKLGTSTVSRIELIEALALHHGESGFGVVSEDQLAYALEQAKLRGEQVVMTNGCFDILHAGHVSYLKQAKALGDRLIVAVNDDASVKRLKGEGRPVNQVDRRMAVLAGLAAVDWVVPFTEDTPQRIIARLLPDLLVKGGDYKVEDIAGGAEVIAAGGQVQVLGFEDGISTTAIIQNIMAKQ